A single region of the Drosophila takahashii strain IR98-3 E-12201 chromosome 2R, DtakHiC1v2, whole genome shotgun sequence genome encodes:
- the IntS8 gene encoding integrator complex subunit 8 — translation MDDPLKPKPVPLAAETVLWFEFLLDPHKITQHLQRPHPEPSAMELIMQFISMTPDTALASVVTPGSDLQTLNQPPPPAGPIPGVVGGGATTPPTAPNASGGVGMPHSPQRPAESGLQLTRKQLALKILELKVATWLKWDLDALEKHLPVIMQLALLRDLCTISYGCPLSIPLPSDFDLKISTAGNERAARFALTIYHRLLLRLQLIKEQALKTPRPPNTMYQTVDQLQQFLDTPTQPSIEYLQQLCGSAKPFYVFHYDSFVTLQCDDLGTGQNYDLMHLITPQELRAQLQYELAQYYLYTKQYVLAREAAAACNSNLQAVPPQTTLYFCHIRPAELEGLLQACGISAQEQTLLEKFQQSLLNNYADIVPILRLDNRAREIPLMSRRQLELDIEGSLSTGILKETVQLQLQVAALNVVRNIFEWGSIFGSVEYFEKYRELDCLPPLVEALQEVLPHCSLREQAALKHFLIDCLLHQGGQSRQLLQTVRGFGLFSADELQDLDEQMLQAAPSVPTNSLASLSDWMCHSKMNRVDVAALERQLISCTNANTVRILLVKLCGTAPGKPLWAINPSWDVPQPLKTLIMAMPVSFLQDFSYVLLGKARELATRGNYIDAVSMLSVLKSETQRQEMAANVQLMCKLLTWEILHIQITQCLEEWHQKPLDLQSLGGRCKQCLGALQAGDSMIPRPDILESCAIMLLNLTEFPPLLYLDKRAGPLELPLAFAATFIEMEKMKGPKKVCRDAWELMLSMFLNVPKRGSSGVGGISSLQAFLQRVRHQSVFGLAISMIGKIHNILKDDPNHDLSCEYMQLWPTSINNPISYSLRSVCETLQWLLSEALSYYPQTISWLKMKGDLDLAIGNNESAMRCYVNALVTGTDYCTMPLQRNVADDYVIRKMIRCAANLGCHMQATVLCQFLEEIDYGIVFKNLSEKSSNFTDAMDAYYSCIWDTTLLEFIVNLHAKRGEHSRKLEAISMMGTLELNANNNEEIKRECAMVRKSRFLRALAKQYLL, via the exons ATGGACGATCCGCTCAAGCCGAAGCCAGTGCCGCTGGCCGCCGAAACGGTGCTGTGGTTCGAGTTCCTGCTCGATCCGCACAAGATAACGCAGCACCTGCAGCGGCCGCATCCCG AGCCCAGCGCCATGGAGCTGATCATGCAGTTCATCAGCATGACGCCGGACACGGCGTTGGCATCGGTGGTTACGCCCGGCAGCGACCTGCAGACCCTAAATCAGCCTCCTCCCCCTGCGGGTCCCATTCCCGGCGTGGTTGGTGGTGGCGCCACCACCCCGCCCACAGCGCCCAATGCCTCCGGCGGAGTGGGCATGCCGCATAGTCCACAGAGACCCGCGGAGAGTGGCCTGCAATTGACCCGCAAGCAGCTGGCACTCAAGATCCTGGAGCTCAAGGTGGCCACCTGGCTGAAGTGGGACCTGGATGCGCTGGAGAAGCACCTGCCTGTGATTATGCAGCTGGCCCTGCTGCGCGACCTGTGCACCATCAGCTACGGCTGTCCTTTGAGTATTCCCCTGCCCAGTGACTTTGATCTGAAGATTT CCACTGCTGGCAACGAGAGGGCAGCGAGATTCGCCCTGACCATTTACCACCGCCTGCTGCTGCGCCTGCAACTGATCAAGGAACAGGCCCTGAAAACGCCACGTCCTCCAAATACCAT GTACCAAACTGTGGACCAACTGCAGCAGTTTCTGGACACACCCACGCAACCCTCCATCGAGTATTTACAGCAGCTCTGCGGCTCGGCCAAGCCCTTCTACGTGTTCCACTACGACAGCTTTGTCACGCTGCAGTGCGATGATCTGGGCACTGGCCAGAACTACGACCTCATGCACCTGATTACGCCCCAGGAGCTGAGGGCGCAGCTGCAGTATGAACTGGCCCAATATTACCTGTACACCAAGCAGTATGTTTTGGCCCGCGAAGCGGCCGCCGCCTGCAATAGCAATCTGCAGGCCGTTCCGCCACAGACGACGCTCTATTTCTGCCACATACGACCGGCAGAGCTGGAGGGCCTGCTGCAAGCGTGTGGCATCAGCGCCCAGGAGCAGACGCTCTTGGAAAAGTTCCAGCAATCGCTGCTCAACAACTACGCAGACATTGTGCCCATCCTGCGGTTGGACAACCGAGCGCGGGAGATCCCCTTGATGAGCCGCCGGCAACTGGAACTGGACATCGAGGGCTCCCTCTCGACGGGCATTCTAAAGGAAACAGTTCAGCTGCAATTGCAGGTGGCCGCCTTGAATGTGGTGCGAAATATCTTCGAGTGGGGCAGCATCTTCGGCAGCGTGGAGTACTTTGAAAAGTACAGGGAACTGGACTGCCTGCCGCCGCTGGTGGAGGCTCTGCAGGAAGTGCTGCCGCACTGCAGTCTCAGGGAACAGGCGGCCCTCAAGCACTTCCTCATCGACTGTTTGCTGCATCAGGGCGGGCAGTCGCGGCAATTACTGCAAACTGTGCGGGGATTTGGACTCTTCTCGGCCGATGAACTGCAGGATTTGGACGAACAGATGCTGCAGGCGGCGCCGTCGGTGCCCACGAACTCGCTGGCCTCGCTTTCCGACTGGATGTGCCACTCAAAGA TGAATCGAGTGGATGTGGCCGCCCTCGAACGACAACTGATCAGCTGCACAAATGCCAATACAGTGCGTATTCTGCTGGTCAAACTCTGTGGCACGGCGCCAGGAAAACCTTTGTGGGCCATCAATCCCAGTTGGGATGTGCCGCAGCCTCTGAAAACTCTTATTATGGCCATGCCCGTGAGCTTTCTGCAAGACTTCAGCTATGTTCTGCTGGGAAAGGCGCGGGAGTTGGCCACAAGAGGCAACTACATCGATGCCGTCTCCATGCTGAGTGTCCTAAAGTCGGAAACGCAGCGCCAGGAGATGGCGGCCAATGTGCAGCTGATGTGCAAGCTGCTCACCTGGGAAATCCTGCACATCCAGATAACACAATGCCTGGAGGAGTGGCACCAGAAGCCACTGGATCTGCAGTCGCTGGGCGGAAGATGCAAGCAATGCTTGGGAGCCCTGCAGGCGGGTGATTCGATGATCCCGCGGCCGGATATCCTAGAGAGTTGCGCCATTATGCTGCTTAACCTGACGGAATTCCCACCACTCCTTTACCTGGACAAGCGGGCGGGTCCCCTGGAACTGCCCCTCGCCTTTGCCGCCACTTTTATAGAAATGGAGAAGATGAAGGGTCCCAAGAAGGTGTGTCGCGATGCCTGGGAACTGATGCTGAGCATGTTCTTGAACGTACCGAAGCGCGGCTCCTCAGGAGTGGGCGGTATTAGCTCCCTGCAGGCCTTCCTGCAGCGAGTGCGCCACCAGAGCGTCTTTGGGCTGGCCATTTCCATGATTGGAAAGATCCACAACATCCTGAAGGACGACCCCAACCATGACTTGAGCTGCGAGTACATGCAGCTGTGGCCCACCAGCATAAACAA CCCCATCAGCTACAGTTTGCGGAGTGTCTGTGAGACCCTCCAGTGGCTGCTGTCCGAGGCTCTATCCTACTATCCGCAGACCATTTCCTGGCTGAAAATGAAGGGAGATCTGGACCTGGCGATCGGCAACAATGAGTCCGCCATGCGTTGCTATGTTAATGCTCTGGTCACCGGCACCGATTACTGCACCATGCCGCTGCAGAGGAATGTGGCCGACGACTATGTCATCCGCAAGATGATTCGATGCGCCGCCAATCTCGGCTGCCACATGCAGGCCACCGTTCTGTGTCAGTTCCTCGAGGAGATCGACTACGGCATTGTGTTCAAGAATCTCAGCGAGAAATCGTCGAATTTCACAGACGCCATGGATGCGTACTACAGCTGTATTTGGGATACCACGCTGCTCGAGTTCATTGTCAATCTGCATGCGAAAAGAGGCGAACACAGCCGGAAACTTGAAGCG ATCTCTATGATGGGCACTCTGGAGCTGAATGCGAATAACAACGAGGAGATCAAGCGAGAATGCGCCATGGTGCGCAAATCCCGCTTCCTGCGCGCCCTGGCCAAACAGTATTTGCTGTAG
- the Fen1 gene encoding flap endonuclease 1 — protein MGILGLSKLIADLAPQAIRESEMKNFFGRKVAIDASMCLYQFLIAVRSEGAQLATVNGDPTSHLMGMFYRTIRLLDNGIKPVYVFDGKPPDLKSGELAKRAERREEAEKALKAATDAGDDAGIEKFNRRLVRVTKEHAKEAKELLSLMGVPYVDAPCEAEAQCAALVKAGKVYATATEDMDALTFGSTKLLRYLTYSEARKMPVKEFSYEKLLEGLSINSREFIDLCILLGCDYCESIKGIGPKRAIELINNYRDIETILDNLDTSKYTVPENWNYKVARELFIEPEVANAEEIDLKWVEPDEEGLVKFLCGDRQFSEERVRNGAKKLMKSKQAQTQVRLDSFFKTLPSTPNATNAAKRKAEEAKKSANNKKAKTSGGGGGGRGRRPK, from the exons ATGGGAATTCTGGGCTTATCCAAGCTCATTGCCGACCTGGCGCCCCAGGCGATTCGCGAAAGCGAgatgaaaaactttttcg GTCGCAAGGTGGCCATCGATGCCAGCATGTGCCTGTACCAGTTCCTCATTGCGGTGCGCTCCGAGGGCGCCCAGTTGGCCACCGTGAACGGGGATCCCACGTCCCATCTGATGGGCATGTTCTACCGCACCATCCGATTGCTGGACAACGGAATCAAGCCCGTCTACGTTTTCGACGGCAAGCCGCCGGATCTGAAGTCCGGTGAGCTGGCCAAGCGTGCCGAGCGGCGGGAGGAGGCGGAGAAGGCCCTGAAAGCGGCCACCGATGCCGGAGATGATGCCGGGATCGAGAAGTTCAATCGTAGATTGGTCCGCGTGACCAAGGAGCACGCCAAGGAGGCCAAGGAGCTGCTCTCGCTGATGGGTGTGCCCTATGTGGACGCTCCCTGCGAGGCGGAGGCCCAGTGCGCGGCTCTGGTCAAGGCGGGAAAGGTCTACGCGACCGCAACGGAGGATATGGATGCCCTCACCTTCGGGTCCACGAAACTTCTGCGCTATCTCACCTACAGCGAGGCCCGCAAGATGCCCGTCAAGGAGTTCAGCTACGAGAAGCTCCTAGAAGGTCTCTCGATCAACAGCCGGGAGTTCATTGATCTCTGCATCCTGCTGGGCTGCGACTACTGCGAGAGCATCAAGGGCATCGGACCCAAGCGGGCCATCGAGCTGATCAACAACTACCGGGACATTGAGACGATTCTGGACAACCTGGACACCAGCAAGTACACGGTGCCCGAGAACTGGAACTACAAGGTGGCGAGGGAGCTGTTCATCGAACCGGAGGTGGCCAATGCCGAGGAAATCGATCTCAAGTGGGTGGAGCCGGATGAGGAGGGCCTGGTGAAGTTCCTCTGCGGCGACCGGCAGTTCAGCGAGGAGCGCGTTCGCAACGGCGCCAAGAAGCTGATGAAATCCAAGCAGGCCCAGACGCAGGTGCGACTCGATAGCTTCTTCAAGACCCTGCCCAGCACACCGAACGCCACGAATGCCGCCAAACGGAAGGCCGAGGAGGCCAAGAAGAGCGCCAACAACAAGAAGGCCAAGACcagcggaggcggcggcggggggcgtggcaggcgaCCCAAGTAG
- the Dek gene encoding protein DEK isoform X2, protein MDASKATEAAAKENAADKVSEVENATVAAGEAAKVEGVSEKGPKDAAEPPAAAEVDATAAATDDVADKKTKGDATAVSNPESDAAADDKKEKSPSPAVKKSNSKDAKKDEDSEKEEENTEDGEEPEEDDEKASDAESEKKKSKPEAEDKKKEATDEAKPKSGSEKSKKPEPKAKNGKVAKDEDEDDEEEEEDEDAEDADGDENDGLDKNNEVAEDDENVVALAEIDRINENINKTRVDGLQTLHALCFGAQGKNNVVKKNLRSFAGFEFAKDSAEYNKKLEAIKKVDNKGLRSICEILTLDRKGSKNETVLRVLKFLMEPDESLCLEQGDEEEEDPEDEDVDEDEEDPPSEEDKKRKTGKSGGGAGRGSARNSTGRPRRSTAGKKMSAYVDFSSSGESEQKVAVPKRRRNDDSESGSDYNPSGNSDSDGGRGGGGAGAAGRKVPSRGSRGRPARKSRRRNSDSEEEEESEVSEADSDVPKRKRGSAGKRGRPAAPASAGRRGRGRGAASRKRKDSDSEEDDISDDEEEEEVSEFGSDQSEEERPKKSKKPTTPAKNSKANNKSKPAGKADGRSKKSKKESSEEEDDVDDKDESDEDEPLTKKGKLAFPTDEQIRGYVKEILDKANLEEITMKTVCKQVYAKYPDFDLTDKKDFIKATVKALIAT, encoded by the exons ATG GATGCTAGCAAAGCGACAGAAGCGGCAGCCAAAGAAAATGCCGCCGATAAGGTAAGCGAGGTGGAAAACGCAACGGTCGCAGCGGGGGAGGCGGCGAAAGTCGAGGGGGTGTCGGAGAAGGGGCCCAAAGATGCAGCCGAACCCCCTGCCGCTGCCGAGGTCGACGCCACTGCCGCCGCCACTGATGACGTCGCTgataaaaaaaccaaaggagACGCAACGGCCGTTTCAAATCCCGAATCGGATGCag CTGCGGACGacaaaaaggagaaatccCCCTCGCCGGCAGTAAAGAAATCCAATAGTAAGGACGCCAAGAAGGACGAAGATTCCGAAAAGGAAGAGGAGAACACGGAAGATGGCGAAGAACCGGAGGAAGACGATGAGAAGGCCAGTGATGCAGAGAGTGagaaaaagaaatcaaaaccAGAAGCAGAGGACAAGAAGAAGGAGGCCACCGATGAGGCCAAGCCAAAGTCCGGATCGGAAAAGAGCAAGAAGCCTGAGCCGAAGGCCAAGAATGGTAAGGTGGCtaaggacgaggacgaggacgacgaggaggaggaggaagatgAGGATGCCGAAGACGCTGACGGAGACGAGAACGATGGCTTGGACAAGAACAACGAGGTGGCCGAGGATGATGAGAACGTGGTGGCCCTGGCCGAGATCGATCGCATCAACGAGAATATCAACAAGACTCGCGTGGATGGCCTGCAAACCTTGCATGCA CTCTGTTTTGGGGCCCAGGGCAAGAACAATGTGGTGAAGAAGAACTTGCGTTCCTTTGCCGGCTTTGAGTTCGCCAAGGACTCGGCAGAGTACAACAAAAAGCTGGAGGCCATCAAAAAGGTGGATAACAAGGGTCTGCGCAGCATCTGCGAGATCCTTACGCTCGATCGCAAGGGCAGCAAGAATGAGACGGTGCTGCGAGTGCTCAAATTCCTGATGGAACCCGACGAATCGCTCTGCTTGGAGCAGGGCGACGAGGAGGAAGAAGATCCCGAGGACGAGGATGTGGACGAGGATGAGGAAGATCCGCCCAGCGAGGAGGACAAGAAACGCAAGACCGGAAAGTCGGGCGGCGGCGCAGGCAGAGGCTCGGCTCGCAATTCCACCGGTCGTCCCAGGCGTTCCACGGCGGGAAAAA AAATGTCCGCTTATGTGGATTTCTCCAGCTCTGGGGAAAGCGAGCAGAAAGTCGCAGTGCCGAAGAGGAGGCGAAATGATGACTCGGAGTCGGGCTCAGAT TACAATCCCTCCGGCAATTCTGACTCTGATGGCGGTCGTGGTGGCGGAGGTGCTGGTGCAGCAGGTCGCAAAGTCCCAAGTCGCGGCAGTCGTGGTCGTCCGGCGCGCAAAAGTCGTCGAAGAAACTCTGattccgaggaggaggaggaatccGAAGTATCCGAAGCCGATAGTGAT GTCCCAAAACGCAAACGTGGTTCCGCAGGAAAACGTGGACGACCGGCAGCTCCTGCGTCAGCAGGACGAAGGGGTAGAGGGCGGGGAGCAGCTTCACGAAAGCGCAAGGATTCAGATAGTGAAGAAGACGATATATCCGATgatgaagaggaggaggaggtctcAGAGTTTGGCAGCGATCAAAGCGAG GAGGAACGTCCCAAAAAGAGTAAGAAGCCCACTACGCCTGCGAAAAATAGCAAAGCTAACAACAAGTCAAAACCAGCTGGAaagg CCGACGGTCGAtcgaaaaaatcaaagaaagaGTCCTCTGAGGAAGAGGATGATGTCGATGACAAAGATGAATCTGACGAGGACGAGCCACTAACCAAAAAGGGCAAACTGGCATTCCCAACG GATGAACAAATACGCGGCTATGTCAAAGAGATCTTGGATAAAGCCAATCTGGAGGAGATTACCATGAAAACAGTGTGCAAGCAGGTGTATGCGAAATATCCAGACTTTGATCTAACTGACAAGAAAGACTTCATTAAGGCCACAGTCAAAGCG TTAATTGCGACATAA
- the Dek gene encoding protein DEK isoform X1 — MPSPPQKDASKATEAAAKENAADKVSEVENATVAAGEAAKVEGVSEKGPKDAAEPPAAAEVDATAAATDDVADKKTKGDATAVSNPESDAAADDKKEKSPSPAVKKSNSKDAKKDEDSEKEEENTEDGEEPEEDDEKASDAESEKKKSKPEAEDKKKEATDEAKPKSGSEKSKKPEPKAKNGKVAKDEDEDDEEEEEDEDAEDADGDENDGLDKNNEVAEDDENVVALAEIDRINENINKTRVDGLQTLHALCFGAQGKNNVVKKNLRSFAGFEFAKDSAEYNKKLEAIKKVDNKGLRSICEILTLDRKGSKNETVLRVLKFLMEPDESLCLEQGDEEEEDPEDEDVDEDEEDPPSEEDKKRKTGKSGGGAGRGSARNSTGRPRRSTAGKKMSAYVDFSSSGESEQKVAVPKRRRNDDSESGSDYNPSGNSDSDGGRGGGGAGAAGRKVPSRGSRGRPARKSRRRNSDSEEEEESEVSEADSDVPKRKRGSAGKRGRPAAPASAGRRGRGRGAASRKRKDSDSEEDDISDDEEEEEVSEFGSDQSEEERPKKSKKPTTPAKNSKANNKSKPAGKADGRSKKSKKESSEEEDDVDDKDESDEDEPLTKKGKLAFPTDEQIRGYVKEILDKANLEEITMKTVCKQVYAKYPDFDLTDKKDFIKATVKALIAT; from the exons ATGCCGTCGCCGCCCCAAAAGGATGCTAGCAAAGCGACAGAAGCGGCAGCCAAAGAAAATGCCGCCGATAAGGTAAGCGAGGTGGAAAACGCAACGGTCGCAGCGGGGGAGGCGGCGAAAGTCGAGGGGGTGTCGGAGAAGGGGCCCAAAGATGCAGCCGAACCCCCTGCCGCTGCCGAGGTCGACGCCACTGCCGCCGCCACTGATGACGTCGCTgataaaaaaaccaaaggagACGCAACGGCCGTTTCAAATCCCGAATCGGATGCag CTGCGGACGacaaaaaggagaaatccCCCTCGCCGGCAGTAAAGAAATCCAATAGTAAGGACGCCAAGAAGGACGAAGATTCCGAAAAGGAAGAGGAGAACACGGAAGATGGCGAAGAACCGGAGGAAGACGATGAGAAGGCCAGTGATGCAGAGAGTGagaaaaagaaatcaaaaccAGAAGCAGAGGACAAGAAGAAGGAGGCCACCGATGAGGCCAAGCCAAAGTCCGGATCGGAAAAGAGCAAGAAGCCTGAGCCGAAGGCCAAGAATGGTAAGGTGGCtaaggacgaggacgaggacgacgaggaggaggaggaagatgAGGATGCCGAAGACGCTGACGGAGACGAGAACGATGGCTTGGACAAGAACAACGAGGTGGCCGAGGATGATGAGAACGTGGTGGCCCTGGCCGAGATCGATCGCATCAACGAGAATATCAACAAGACTCGCGTGGATGGCCTGCAAACCTTGCATGCA CTCTGTTTTGGGGCCCAGGGCAAGAACAATGTGGTGAAGAAGAACTTGCGTTCCTTTGCCGGCTTTGAGTTCGCCAAGGACTCGGCAGAGTACAACAAAAAGCTGGAGGCCATCAAAAAGGTGGATAACAAGGGTCTGCGCAGCATCTGCGAGATCCTTACGCTCGATCGCAAGGGCAGCAAGAATGAGACGGTGCTGCGAGTGCTCAAATTCCTGATGGAACCCGACGAATCGCTCTGCTTGGAGCAGGGCGACGAGGAGGAAGAAGATCCCGAGGACGAGGATGTGGACGAGGATGAGGAAGATCCGCCCAGCGAGGAGGACAAGAAACGCAAGACCGGAAAGTCGGGCGGCGGCGCAGGCAGAGGCTCGGCTCGCAATTCCACCGGTCGTCCCAGGCGTTCCACGGCGGGAAAAA AAATGTCCGCTTATGTGGATTTCTCCAGCTCTGGGGAAAGCGAGCAGAAAGTCGCAGTGCCGAAGAGGAGGCGAAATGATGACTCGGAGTCGGGCTCAGAT TACAATCCCTCCGGCAATTCTGACTCTGATGGCGGTCGTGGTGGCGGAGGTGCTGGTGCAGCAGGTCGCAAAGTCCCAAGTCGCGGCAGTCGTGGTCGTCCGGCGCGCAAAAGTCGTCGAAGAAACTCTGattccgaggaggaggaggaatccGAAGTATCCGAAGCCGATAGTGAT GTCCCAAAACGCAAACGTGGTTCCGCAGGAAAACGTGGACGACCGGCAGCTCCTGCGTCAGCAGGACGAAGGGGTAGAGGGCGGGGAGCAGCTTCACGAAAGCGCAAGGATTCAGATAGTGAAGAAGACGATATATCCGATgatgaagaggaggaggaggtctcAGAGTTTGGCAGCGATCAAAGCGAG GAGGAACGTCCCAAAAAGAGTAAGAAGCCCACTACGCCTGCGAAAAATAGCAAAGCTAACAACAAGTCAAAACCAGCTGGAaagg CCGACGGTCGAtcgaaaaaatcaaagaaagaGTCCTCTGAGGAAGAGGATGATGTCGATGACAAAGATGAATCTGACGAGGACGAGCCACTAACCAAAAAGGGCAAACTGGCATTCCCAACG GATGAACAAATACGCGGCTATGTCAAAGAGATCTTGGATAAAGCCAATCTGGAGGAGATTACCATGAAAACAGTGTGCAAGCAGGTGTATGCGAAATATCCAGACTTTGATCTAACTGACAAGAAAGACTTCATTAAGGCCACAGTCAAAGCG TTAATTGCGACATAA
- the Psi gene encoding far upstream element-binding protein 3, producing the protein MSEFQQQAGINHSQALAQAIQRAKQIAAKIQPSQGGATAGPSPPSSGGGAPNFKRHNDDGDSGPECKRSFGSPEYGNNSSNMSSGSGGGGGGGGGGGGGGGGGPGGASITQAIAQAAAVAARLAASAGTSCEEQLRLPDSVAGAFMGRSSNDTITHIQAESGVKVQVMQDQDRVIMLRGQRDTVTKGREMIQSMANRAGGGQVEVLLTINMPPPGPSGYPPYQEIMIPGAKVGLVIGKGGDTIKQLQEKTGAKMIIIQDGPNQELIKPLRISGEAQKIEHAKQMVLDLIAQKDAQSQQQGGRGGGGGGGGGGGGGGGPGMGFNNFNNGNGGESVEVFVPKIAVGVVIGKGGDMIRKIQTECGCKLQFIQGKNDEMGDRRCVIQGTRQQVEDAKRTIDGLIENVMQRNGMNRNGNGGGGGGGSQGGDSGNSNYGYGYGVNHAQGGREEITFLVPASKCGIVIGRGGETIKLINQQSGAHTEMDRNASNPPNEKLFKSKGTTDQVEAARQMISEKINMELNIISRKPIGGGGGGGGSGGGGGGGGNSGGGQNNSHHSQQQGGYGGQNQMQGGDPNSGAGYQQQQQPWGGPYGQQGWDPSGQQQQQQQQMAMANQGGGAAAGGAAAGQDYSAQWIEYYKQMGCHREAEMIEQQMKAKQGGGSSGPGQPQQQQQSQQQQPQQQQSQQQQGGAGGAGGADYSAQWAEYYRSVGKIEEAEAIEKTLKNKPQNGASGGQNNASNPSQGGPNPGQQPNPAAAAAAAAAAAAAAGGYGQSMTPSQYAQYSQYYAAAAAAGGQPQGAPQPGGGQGGGPPAGYPGGYPGAGGYGGYPGAPGQQKSHKNDKH; encoded by the exons ATGAGCGAGTTCCAACAACAGGCGGGCATTAATCATTCGCAGGCACTCGCGCAAGCAATCCAGCGTGCCAAGCAG ATTGCGGCCAAGATTCAACCTAGCCAGGGCGGCGCTACAGCGGGCCCCTCACCACCGTCCTCAGGCGGCGGAGCACCCAACTTCAAGCGGCACAACGACGACGGCGACAGCGGCCCCGAGTGCAAGCGCTCCTTCGGCAGTCCCGAGTACGGCAACAACAGCTCCAACatgagcagcggcagcggtggaggaggaggcggtggaggGGGAGGCGGTGGAGGGGGAGGCGGTGGTCCCGGCGGCGCCAGCATCACCCAGGCCATTGCCCAGGCGGCTGCTGTGGCCGCCCGCTTGGCCGCCTCGGCGGGCACTAGCTGCGAGGAGCAGCTTCGACTGCCCGACTCCGTGGCCGGCGCCTTTATGGGCCGCTCCAGCAACGACACCATCACCCACATCCAGGCAGAGTCCGGTGTGAAGGTGCAGGTCATGCAGGATCAGGATCGCGTGATCATGCTGCGCGGCCAGCGGGATACGGTGACCAAGGGTCGCGAAATGATCCAGAGCATGGCCAATCGGGCTGGCGGCGGCCAGGTGGAGGTGCTGCTGACCATCAATATGCCGCCACCGGGTCCCAGCGGCTATCCGCCGTACCAGGAGATCATGATACCGGGCGCCAAGGTGGGCCTGGTCATTGGCAAGGGCGGCGATACGATTAAACAGCTGCAGGAGAAGACCGGCGCCAAGATGATCATCATCCAGGATGGTCCCAACCAGGAGCTGATCAAGCCGCTGCGCATTTCCGGCGAGGCGCAGAAGATCGAGCACGCCAAGCAGATGGTGCTCGACCTGATTGCCCAGAAGGATGCTCAGTCGCAGCAGCAGGGCGGtcgaggaggcggcggcggcggcggtggaggaggaggtggcggCGGTGGTCCGGGCATGGGATTCAATAACTTCAACAACGGCAACGGCGGTGAGAGCGTCGAGGTCTTTGTGCCCAAAATCGCGGTGGGCGTGGTCATCGGCAAGGGCGGCGACATGATCCGAAAGATCCAAACCGAATGCGGCTGCAAGCTGCAGTTCATCCAGGGAAAGAACGACGAGATGGGCGATCGGAGGTGCGTCATCCAGGGCACTCGGCAGCAGGTCGAGGATGCCAAGCGAACAATTGATGGACTGATTGAGAATGTAATG CAACGCAACGGCATGAACCGAAACGGCaacggaggaggcggcggtggaggCAGCCAAGGCGGTGACTCCGGCAACTCGAACTACGGCTATGGATACGGCGTTAATCACGCTCAAGGAGGACGGGAGGAAATCACATTCCTAGTGCCCGCTTCCAAGTGTGGA ATTGTAATTGGTCGCGGTGGTGAGACCATTAAGCTGATCAACCAGCAGTCTGGAGCCCACACCGAAATGGATCGCAATGCCAGCAATCCGCCCAATGAGAAGCTCTTCAAATCCAAGGGCACCACCGATCAGGTGGAGGCAGCCCGCCAAATGATCTCCGAGAAGATAAACATGGAGCTGAACATCATTTCCCGCAAGCCCATCGGCGGCggtggaggtggtggtggctccggcggcggtggtggtggaggcGGAAATTCTGGCGGTGGCCAAAACAACTCGCACCACAGTCAGCAGCAGGGCGGCTATGGCGGCCAGAATCAAATGCAGGGCGGTGATCCCAATTCGGGAGCGGgctaccagcagcaacagcagccgtGGGGCGGACCCTACGGCCAGCAGGGTTGGGATCCGTCCggtcagcagcaacaacagcagcagcaaatggCCATGGCCAATCAGGGAGGCGGCGCTGCGGCGGGAGGAGCAGCCGCTGGTCAAGATTACTCGGCACAGTGGATAGAGTACTACAA ACAAATGGGATGCCATCGAGAGGCCGAAATGATTGAGCAGCAAATGAAGGCCAAGCAGGGAGGCGGCTCCTCAGGTCCTGGCcagccgcaacagcagcagcaatcccagcagcagcagccacagcagcaacaatccCAACAGCAGCAGGGAGGCGCCGGTGGTGCCGGAGGAGCCGACTATAGTGCACAGTGGGCGGAGTACTATCGCAGCGTGGGCAAGATCGAAGAAGCCGAGGCCATCGAAaagactttaaaaaacaag CCACAGAATGGAGCATCGGGTGGCCAGAATAACGCTAGCAATCCCAGCCAGGGCGGTCCCAATCCCGGCCAGCAGCCCAATCccgcggcggcggcggctgcagcagctgctgctgcagcggcaGCCGGCGGTTATGGCCAAAGCATGACGCCCAGCCAGTACGCACAGTATTCGCAGTATTATGCGGCGGCGGCTGCAGCTGGCGGTCAGCCACAAGGAGCGCCTCAGCCTGGCGGCGGACAGGGCGGTGGTCCGCCGGCTGGCTATCCGGGCGGCTATCCAGGAGCAGGAGGCTACGGCGGTTATCCTGGTGCGCCGGGACAGCAGAAATCGCACAAAAACGACAAACACTGA